One Ignavibacteria bacterium genomic window, AATATCCGTTCTGGGAAACTGAGTGTGATAGCTGAAGTCGAACAAGAGAAGCTTGCTTTAAGATCCGAATTGGAGGCCAAGAAGCAAGAGATAGATACGCTGTCAGCCCATAAGCTTCAGCTGGAATCCTCTAATCCTATGGCGAGAGCCTTCATGTGTGTGAAAGACGAGTTTGTCTCAACCCCGGATAGAGTGCTTGAAATTATCAACTCCGACCATGGTACGATAGAAATGACATCGTTGCGAAAGAACGAGGCGGCTGTTATTCTGTCCGCACTTTCATCCCATTTTGGACTTACCAAGCGCAATAGAAAACATATAGCGGTCTCTATCAAAGGCAAGGAAAGTTGGAAGTGGTTGGGTGGCTCTGGGACAATTGCATCCAATCTGAGCAACACAGTCTCTCCCGGATATGATGAGTATTTGTCAAAGTCCAAAAAGTTTTTGGAAGCATTGACAGAAGCTTCAAAGCAGCAAAAAGTTTGATGCGTTTAGCGAATTGAGATTGGAAAATCTTTACTCGGCTACCAGGGGATTTTGCATCAAGAAATGCAACTCACTGGAGGCCGTATGCTATCAGATAACACCATTGAAGAACTGATCAGGAGCACTATTAAAGAGTGCCTTACTGATGCATTTTCTTCCGTCCTGCGCTCGCAGCAGGCCGCTCACCACGCTCCCATGGGTGCGTCAAAGCAGGAAGTACTCCTGAGTAGGAAGGAGGCTGCAACACTCCTCAATGTGAGTGTGCAAACGATCTCCTCGTTGGTCAAGTCGGGTAAGCTGTCCGTTGTGAAAATCAGCAGACGCGTTCTGATCACCCGCGATTCGTTTGTTGAGCTCACCCGTAACAAAGGGGTGACTCCGTGAAGAAGAATGGATTCGGAAGACAGACAGCCTGTCCGTGCGGCCAGTCAAGGAAATTCGCCCCCTTAATCGAGAACGGAGCTACTCTCGACGGTGGTAAATGCCATAGTAGCAAATGTGGTCAGAAGTTCATTCCTCCAACCAAACGCTATGATGTTCGCCGGGAGGTCGAACCGGTCCGACGACATGTCTACCACTCGCCTACCGACGAGCCAGTCATCCGCACTTCCATGTATCGCAATGCAGATGGATCGAAGCGGTTCGTCTGCCAGCACATGGAGAATGGAGAGTGGGTAAATGGCGTAGGCTCTGCCATACGAATTCCCTACCGGCTACCCCAGACACTCGATGCGATATCACAGGGTCGCCCCGTACTCATTACTGAGGGAGAAGCCGATGCGGATCGTGCTGCCCAAAACGGCTTAGACGCTACGACCAATCTTTTCGGTGCAAAGAAATGGACCGATGAATGCTCACTGGCGGTAAGGGGCATTGTTGCCGTTATTGTTGCCGATAATGATGACGTAGGCCGGGAACACGCCCAAATTGTAGAACAGAGCCTGCGCCGAACGAATGCATCAGAACAGATCGTTCAGCTTGACCTGCGCGTCCTCCAACCCGAATTGCCAAAGAAGGGAGACCTCTCAGACTACTTTACCATGGGTGGAAGCGTGGAGATGCTTAATGCAGAGATTTCCCGACTCCTTACCGAGCCTATACCTGCATCAGAGATGGATACGGCAGTGGACGGCATTGATGGCATTGGTCTCGATGATCAAATCGTTGAGACCTTGCCGGAGCTCTTAAAGGGTATTCTGCACGAAACCACAGACCCCTATGAGAGACTTGTCCTACTCCTCTCAGCAATGACGGTGATCGGGGCCATAATGCCAACAGTGCAGGCCACCTATTCTGGTGTGAGTTACTCGCCAATGCTCTATCTCTTTGTTGTTGGGGAAGCCGGCAGTGGGAAGTCTTGCATTAGGCCGAGCAGGATTCTTATTGAAGGTATCGAATCGCGGTACCGATTATCCAACAAGACCAATCACGATGCACACTCGAATCTGATGGCCCTATGGGAAAGCAAGGGGAAGAAGAATGGCGAACCCATGCCCGAACGCCAGAAGACGGAGGTACTGCTACTGCCTACCGACGCAACGGCAGCCGTGATCATCAGAAGCCTTGCTTCGGCAGAGTCACTGGTATTGTTCGACACCGAAGCAGACAGTCTTAAGAGTGCGATATCAGCCAAGAATGGTGATGCATCAGCAGCACTTCGTCAGGCATGGCATCATGAAGCGATCAGTCAGGCGCGAGTTGGCAATGATCTGCGAGTCTATTGCGAGCGCCCATGTCTCGCCATTGTACTCAGCGGAACACCTGCACAGATCGCACCATTAGTTCAAGGGGCTGAGAACGGTCTTGCATCGCGGTTCTCCTTTGTCCTGCTTCCGAGACGACCGGAATTCACTGACCCTTTCAGCTCAAACAGTACCTATGCCCGCGAATACGCTAAGGGAAATGCCCCCTTAGTTACACGGCTATGGGAACAACTTAAAAGCAGAAAGGTCCGCGTTGATTTAACACCCGATCAGCGCAGTGATTTCAACGTCAAATTCAAGGAACGATATGGCGATGTCACCGCAGGCATCGACACCGCGGTCACTCTACGAGCGGGCATCGTTGTAGTACGCCTATGTATGATCCTTTCCGTGTTGCGTTGTTATGCGCACGACGAGCTGATCCCGGACATCATCATCGTACAGGATATTGACTATACAATGGCGATGACGTTAGCTGAGCAACTGCGTCAGAACAGCGGCGAGATAGTAGAATCGCTACGATCCCAACAGGACACCTTCCAATTGCTTGGTGTACCCAAGGCATTTGAGACGCTCTATGCCAAACTACCCGAGGAATTCCGCACAGCAGATGCCCTTTCCATTGGCGTTGGTCTTGAGATCAGCTCTGCTACTGTCAAACGATGTCTGAAAGACAAGACACGGATCCATTCGCTGGGACATGGTCGCTACAAGAAGGCATTAACGCGCGCTCCATAGTGCGATCTGATACGATGATACTCTGATACAAGCCACGTTTGTGTCATCGTATCAACGTATCAAAGGGCTTATTGACATGATCCAGGGTGCTCATATGCGTAAGTCGTTAGGATGCATGCAGTTGATTGCAGTAAATACAAGTAGCTTTTACTAACCCGTCAATCACCTTCAGCTATTGCACGCCACTGCACGCTTTGTCATGCCACCGCTGGTCGCGATCAGTTCATCTGAGTCAGCAGATCAGTCTTTGGCCACTAACATTCGGCCATGGACCGCCAATCGTTCATCAACCACAACTAACACTTAACAGAACAGGCATCACAATGGACATACTCACCTATAAAGAGTTCGGCACAGTGCTCAATCTTGCCGGATTCAGTCACAGAGAATTTGCCGACTACATCCAAATGTCACGCTCATTTGTCGGATCACTTGTACGAGGCGAGCGCCCCCTCTCGCTGCGATACATCGATTCACTTCGCTCGTTCCTCGGAAAAGAGCTCTATGACGTTGGCCTCACTCTGGCACGGCGGAAGATTGCCGAAGAGGAACGTCGACTTGAAGAGCGACGCCAGAAGCGAATAGACGCAGACCGAGAGAAAGCCGAAGCTCAGGAGCACGCTGCCCGGGAACGGAGGGAAAAGCGAACACGCTTACTCAGCAGCGCAACGAAGAAGTAGCACCAACTGCCCCGGACATACCATCCTTGGATGCACCGCCTGAGCTCTGGCAACAACTCAAGCGGGCATTCCAGGAGGGATGACAGAAGTCATGGTTGATCTCGTCCTTTCTCCGTCATTTCGTACGAAGGTCATCCATGAAGGTGCATCATGCCACGATCGATCTCAACTCATAAGCTACGCCGACGAATTCAGGACCTACCGCCCGGAAGGTCTTACAATAGGGCTGACATTTGGTACTCCACTCAAAAGGAGCACTGGCTTGGTTGGCTGAAAGAGTACCACTCCCCCGGTGCTTATGACCGCAAGGTCACGAGCGGGCGTGACGCACGATACGCCTACAACCACGTCATGAACCCCGAGATGCTGCTCTACCTCGTTCGCCAATCCGGGGTCAGCAAGCGTTTACTCGCCCAGGCCGTGCGAGAGGCACGTGGCCTCAAACCAATACCAAAAAAGATGGCAGCCATCCGACGGGTCGTTCCATGGGATCTCGTTGCCGAGAAGCTCTGGCCAGCCGGGTTAGATCCGTCCATCCCCATCCTGAGCATTCAACAGCCATGGGCTTCGCTGATCCTTAGCGGCAAGAAGACTATCGAGAACAGACCGGTTCCTACGACCAAGACAATGCGCGTATACATCTATGCGTCACAGAAGCTGGCGAATCTTGATGGTGTCAGGCTGGGTAGGTACGGGATCGACAAACGCGACGCTGAGGCTTATCCACGCGGTCGGATTGTCGGATCCGTTGAGATCACGCATTGCCGCTTAGATACGCGTTCCCAATCGCGGTCGTACAAATGGCATCTCCGTAAGCCACGAAAACTGGGAACGCCAGTGACCCCACCAACGCGATCGCACCCCACGCAGACGTTTTGGTATATGTAAACCTCACGCTCAGTTCATTTAACCGGCACGAACGGAAGAGCCATCGTTCAGCACAGTCGCCGTATTGACAGCTACTATATTCAACCGAGCCAACCTTGCACTCGAAGAGACGGCTGGCATTTTACGGCGGCCTACTTCAACATCCCGGCTCTCAATAGCGGACCGAGTCTTGTTCCGATAAGCACTCGACGTCTCTTATCGTAATCCGTGAATATTGCGATCAAGCGAACGACATAGTGGCCCGCGGCGTTGGGTAAAAGAGAGAATCTATACATTCCGCAGCCACTCATTCCCGCTGGCATAACACCCTTTCGCGTTCCGCTCTCCCCATGCATATACTTGGCCTGATTCTTTTGATCGTATTTGAGAACAAGGTGGCTATCCGGCGGATGGCTACTTAACATTGTATCTGACTCGAGTGCAATGATCGTTCTGAAGCCAATTCTAAAGGGGCCACGTCTACTGCGCCTTTTGACTGCAGATGCTGGGAATCCGCCAACAACGTAGAATGAACCGCCTGGGAACGCATAATCTTCATCTCGATCGCCAACGTCAAAAGGTATGATACTGCAATTCTGAAGTTGCATCGCATCAATCTCATACCTTCCTATATCGAGATCCGCATTGGAAGTTGGAAAGATGTATTGCCCACCAAACGATGCGACGTCCTGAGACCCACCTACTTCATTCTGTGCAAGATAAACGTTGTCAGGTCCGCCACAGTCTTCGACAACGTGATGAGCAGTAACAACGAATGTGCGTCCATTATACCTCACAGCCACACCACTACCCACAAAGTCCGTTGATACCCTCTTTGAGTCTACATCATTCTCAACAATGCGGTGCAACCCCATTGTACAGGCGAACAACACAGGGGAATGCT contains:
- a CDS encoding ASCH domain-containing protein: MPRSISTHKLRRRIQDLPPGRSYNRADIWYSTQKEHWLGWLKEYHSPGAYDRKVTSGRDARYAYNHVMNPEMLLYLVRQSGVSKRLLAQAVREARGLKPIPKKMAAIRRVVPWDLVAEKLWPAGLDPSIPILSIQQPWASLILSGKKTIENRPVPTTKTMRVYIYASQKLANLDGVRLGRYGIDKRDAEAYPRGRIVGSVEITHCRLDTRSQSRSYKWHLRKPRKLGTPVTPPTRSHPTQTFWYM
- a CDS encoding helix-turn-helix domain-containing protein, producing the protein MDILTYKEFGTVLNLAGFSHREFADYIQMSRSFVGSLVRGERPLSLRYIDSLRSFLGKELYDVGLTLARRKIAEEERRLEERRQKRIDADREKAEAQEHAARERREKRTRLLSSATKK
- a CDS encoding helix-turn-helix domain-containing protein — translated: MLSDNTIEELIRSTIKECLTDAFSSVLRSQQAAHHAPMGASKQEVLLSRKEAATLLNVSVQTISSLVKSGKLSVVKISRRVLITRDSFVELTRNKGVTP
- a CDS encoding DUF3987 domain-containing protein, whose amino-acid sequence is MKKNGFGRQTACPCGQSRKFAPLIENGATLDGGKCHSSKCGQKFIPPTKRYDVRREVEPVRRHVYHSPTDEPVIRTSMYRNADGSKRFVCQHMENGEWVNGVGSAIRIPYRLPQTLDAISQGRPVLITEGEADADRAAQNGLDATTNLFGAKKWTDECSLAVRGIVAVIVADNDDVGREHAQIVEQSLRRTNASEQIVQLDLRVLQPELPKKGDLSDYFTMGGSVEMLNAEISRLLTEPIPASEMDTAVDGIDGIGLDDQIVETLPELLKGILHETTDPYERLVLLLSAMTVIGAIMPTVQATYSGVSYSPMLYLFVVGEAGSGKSCIRPSRILIEGIESRYRLSNKTNHDAHSNLMALWESKGKKNGEPMPERQKTEVLLLPTDATAAVIIRSLASAESLVLFDTEADSLKSAISAKNGDASAALRQAWHHEAISQARVGNDLRVYCERPCLAIVLSGTPAQIAPLVQGAENGLASRFSFVLLPRRPEFTDPFSSNSTYAREYAKGNAPLVTRLWEQLKSRKVRVDLTPDQRSDFNVKFKERYGDVTAGIDTAVTLRAGIVVVRLCMILSVLRCYAHDELIPDIIIVQDIDYTMAMTLAEQLRQNSGEIVESLRSQQDTFQLLGVPKAFETLYAKLPEEFRTADALSIGVGLEISSATVKRCLKDKTRIHSLGHGRYKKALTRAP